The Lentzea guizhouensis genome contains a region encoding:
- a CDS encoding response regulator: MIRVLLVDDQELMRMGFRMVLGAQEDIDVIGEAADGLDAVQMADKLRPDVVLMDVRMPVLDGVEATKRITEADTAKVLVMTTFDMDEYALSALRNGASGFLLKDTPPGDLVSALRAVASGDAVVSPSVTKRLLGRFLGDGGGELRDATVLDVLTEREREVLVLIAKGLSNTEIARKLFLSEATVKTHVGRILAKLELRDRVQAVVLAYETGLVRPGDA, encoded by the coding sequence GTGATTCGGGTGCTGCTGGTCGACGACCAGGAACTCATGCGCATGGGCTTCCGCATGGTGCTGGGGGCGCAGGAGGACATCGACGTCATCGGCGAGGCCGCCGACGGCTTGGACGCCGTGCAGATGGCCGACAAGCTGCGGCCCGACGTCGTGCTGATGGACGTCCGCATGCCCGTGCTGGACGGGGTCGAGGCGACCAAGCGCATCACCGAGGCCGACACGGCCAAGGTGCTCGTCATGACCACGTTCGACATGGACGAGTACGCGCTCTCCGCGCTGCGCAACGGCGCCAGCGGCTTCCTGCTGAAGGACACGCCGCCCGGTGACCTGGTCTCCGCGCTGCGGGCCGTCGCGTCCGGTGACGCGGTGGTCTCGCCGTCGGTCACGAAGCGGCTGCTCGGCCGGTTCCTCGGCGACGGCGGCGGTGAGCTGCGCGACGCGACCGTGCTGGACGTGCTGACCGAACGCGAGCGCGAGGTCCTCGTGCTGATCGCGAAGGGCCTGTCCAACACGGAGATCGCGCGCAAGCTCTTCCTGTCGGAGGCGACGGTGAAGACGCACGTCGGCCGGATCCTCGCGAAGCTGGAGCTGCGAGACCGGGTGCAGGCCGTGGTGCTGGCCTACGAGACCGGTCTCGTCCGCCCCGGTGACGCGTGA
- a CDS encoding Imm32 family immunity protein: MTGGKVVVDVVGRDLVVTGGAEHLAVLGEVLRDLADEPDFGYHVHIDHFPDHYYLAEGSWPLVVQVTEA; the protein is encoded by the coding sequence GTGACCGGGGGCAAGGTCGTGGTCGACGTGGTCGGCCGGGACCTGGTCGTCACCGGCGGGGCCGAGCACCTGGCGGTGCTGGGTGAGGTCCTGCGCGACCTGGCCGACGAGCCGGACTTCGGCTACCACGTGCACATCGACCACTTCCCGGACCACTACTACCTCGCCGAGGGATCGTGGCCGTTGGTCGTGCAGGTCACCGAAGCCTAG
- a CDS encoding SDR family oxidoreductase — protein sequence MSRRSEPDLSGKVAVVTGATRGAGRAIAVELGAAGATVFVAGRTTRTQQSEIGRSETIEDTAELVDAAGGKGIPVRCDLTSPSDVDELAARIDRLDIFIDNAWGGENLVEWGKFWEHDLDRQLRMWRNGVETHLVAIHKLMPLVLKSDDGLVVEVTDGEDGDAYFVNLPYDAVKSSVRRFGEVLAKDLKDHPNVTALAATPGFLRSEQMLEGFGVTEENWRDAIKDVPDYALSETPHYLGRGLAHLAADENRGRFAGQCLSSWKLKREYGFTDLDGSQPDWGRWYDEVVKPRMAGQTVDADPEDYR from the coding sequence GTGTCGAGAAGAAGTGAACCCGATCTGAGCGGCAAGGTCGCCGTCGTCACCGGCGCCACGCGCGGTGCCGGCCGGGCGATCGCGGTCGAGCTGGGAGCGGCCGGGGCGACGGTGTTCGTCGCCGGCCGTACCACGCGCACGCAGCAGTCGGAGATCGGGCGGTCGGAGACGATCGAGGACACCGCGGAGCTCGTCGACGCCGCCGGTGGCAAGGGGATCCCGGTCCGGTGCGACCTGACCAGTCCGTCCGATGTGGACGAACTGGCGGCGCGCATCGACCGGCTCGACATCTTCATCGACAACGCCTGGGGTGGCGAGAACCTCGTCGAGTGGGGCAAGTTCTGGGAGCACGACCTCGACCGGCAGCTGCGCATGTGGCGCAACGGGGTCGAGACGCACCTCGTCGCGATCCACAAGCTGATGCCGCTGGTGCTCAAGTCCGACGACGGGCTCGTGGTCGAGGTGACCGACGGCGAGGACGGCGACGCGTACTTCGTGAACCTGCCGTACGACGCCGTGAAGAGCTCGGTTCGGCGGTTCGGCGAGGTGCTGGCCAAGGACCTGAAGGACCACCCGAACGTGACGGCGCTCGCCGCCACCCCGGGGTTCCTGCGGTCCGAGCAGATGCTGGAGGGCTTCGGCGTCACCGAGGAGAACTGGCGTGACGCGATCAAGGACGTGCCGGACTACGCGTTGTCCGAGACACCGCACTACCTCGGTCGCGGCCTCGCGCACCTGGCGGCCGACGAGAACCGCGGCCGGTTCGCCGGGCAGTGCCTGTCGTCGTGGAAGCTCAAGCGCGAGTACGGCTTCACCGACCTCGACGGCTCCCAGCCCGACTGGGGCCGCTGGTACGACGAGGTGGTGAAGCCGCGGATGGCCGGGCAGACCGTGGACGCGGATCCGGAGGACTACCGCTGA
- a CDS encoding DUF6802 family protein, producing the protein MYIDESGAADAELKVTVEDEEYTADVTFDLNSDGVNDSAVVETDDGGHLAFTDTNGDGDADLMTTFDKDGNLLSQARFEENSGEWVAVDPDDSPQQKTNSGASQTIVVDTDEGERKVGQATEDTDGDGKADTAVVKDDDGDTWLFTDKNGDGRADVATEITRSGEVTMSEQRGDDWVEVERGHIESDGRYVTDSKSGILDDSDEWFEEERFDGVVRIDSTTGQWISPN; encoded by the coding sequence GTGTACATCGACGAGAGCGGTGCGGCCGACGCCGAGCTGAAGGTCACCGTCGAGGACGAGGAGTACACCGCCGACGTCACCTTCGACCTGAACTCCGACGGCGTGAACGACTCCGCCGTGGTCGAGACGGACGACGGTGGTCACCTCGCGTTCACCGACACGAACGGCGACGGTGACGCCGATCTGATGACCACGTTCGACAAGGACGGCAATCTCCTGAGCCAGGCGCGGTTCGAGGAGAATTCCGGTGAGTGGGTTGCCGTCGACCCGGACGACAGCCCGCAACAAAAGACGAATTCCGGTGCCTCTCAGACGATTGTCGTGGACACCGACGAAGGTGAGCGAAAGGTCGGTCAGGCGACCGAGGACACCGACGGCGACGGCAAGGCCGACACCGCGGTGGTCAAGGACGACGACGGTGACACCTGGTTGTTCACGGACAAGAACGGTGACGGGCGGGCCGACGTGGCGACCGAGATCACACGGTCTGGCGAGGTCACGATGTCGGAACAGCGCGGTGACGACTGGGTCGAGGTCGAGCGCGGGCACATCGAGTCCGACGGCCGGTACGTGACCGACTCCAAGAGCGGCATTCTGGACGACTCGGACGAGTGGTTCGAGGAGGAACGGTTCGACGGGGTCGTCCGAATCGATTCCACGACGGGGCAGTGGATCAGCCCTAACTGA
- a CDS encoding pyridoxamine 5'-phosphate oxidase family protein, which produces MATWAEFAAEEPELAAFVEGRFAADRHALIATLRKDGAPRISGVEPDFAHGQLWAGMMPGSLKSRDLQRDPRFSLHCTTTVASMTEAGDAKVSGTAEFWTDKEQYLKDLYERTEWQPEPEELDLFRFDVTEVVSLIVQGDGMVVLSWHEGRGTRRVEKK; this is translated from the coding sequence ATGGCAACCTGGGCGGAGTTCGCGGCTGAGGAGCCCGAGCTGGCCGCGTTCGTGGAGGGCCGGTTCGCCGCTGACCGGCACGCGTTGATCGCCACCCTGCGCAAGGACGGCGCGCCGCGGATCAGTGGTGTGGAACCGGACTTCGCGCACGGGCAGCTGTGGGCCGGCATGATGCCCGGCTCGCTGAAGTCCCGCGACCTGCAGCGGGATCCGCGGTTCTCGTTGCACTGCACGACCACGGTCGCCTCGATGACCGAGGCCGGTGACGCGAAGGTCAGCGGCACCGCGGAGTTCTGGACCGACAAGGAGCAGTACCTGAAGGACCTGTACGAGCGCACGGAGTGGCAGCCGGAGCCGGAGGAGCTGGACCTGTTCCGGTTCGACGTCACCGAGGTCGTGTCGCTCATCGTCCAGGGCGACGGGATGGTCGTCCTGTCCTGGCACGAGGGAAGGGGAACTCGTCGTGTCGAGAAGAAGTGA
- a CDS encoding GntR family transcriptional regulator: MTAPRIVVDVDNGVPPWRQVRDQLVLLISGGVLPVGTRLPTIRQLAADLGLAAGTVARAYRELETGGVLTTGRRQGTVVAALPSHAPDPLAAAAAEFVAVARSLGASEGEALDAVRALYSVE, from the coding sequence GTGACCGCTCCCCGCATCGTCGTCGACGTCGACAACGGCGTCCCGCCCTGGCGTCAGGTGCGCGACCAGCTCGTGCTGCTGATCAGCGGCGGGGTGCTGCCGGTCGGCACGCGGCTGCCGACGATCCGGCAGCTGGCCGCGGACCTCGGGCTGGCGGCCGGCACGGTCGCGCGGGCGTACCGGGAGCTGGAGACCGGCGGCGTGCTCACGACAGGACGAAGGCAGGGCACCGTGGTGGCTGCCCTGCCTTCGCATGCACCGGATCCGCTCGCCGCTGCCGCTGCTGAGTTCGTCGCGGTTGCCCGGTCTCTCGGCGCCAGCGAGGGGGAGGCACTGGACGCCGTTCGCGCGCTCTACAGCGTGGAGTGA
- a CDS encoding HAD family hydrolase has protein sequence MNWRPRLVALDIDGTLTGVGSNDVPPAVRAAVSRAAGHGTHVVLCTGRSLIGTTPIAPQLPVSLALCSNGAVWWDPATAEITRRTTFEPGPTIKTLQALLPGSVFAVEQTGVGNLSLGRFLPHDLWGVTTNASFDVLAATPTPRLVMRWLDHTPAELAFAVRELELPGVSWSVDHTEAWLTVVPAGVTKGWALEDLRVSLGIDAEDTLAIGDGTNDLEMLRWAARGIAMGQAPAVVQAAADEVTGTVLEDGAAQALNRFFPA, from the coding sequence GTGAACTGGAGACCGCGCCTGGTCGCGCTGGACATCGACGGAACCCTCACCGGAGTCGGCTCGAACGACGTCCCGCCCGCCGTGCGAGCGGCCGTCTCGCGCGCGGCCGGCCACGGCACGCACGTCGTCCTGTGCACGGGCCGCAGCCTCATCGGCACGACACCGATCGCTCCCCAGCTGCCGGTCTCGCTGGCGCTCTGCTCGAACGGCGCGGTGTGGTGGGACCCGGCGACCGCCGAGATCACCCGGCGCACGACGTTCGAGCCGGGCCCGACGATCAAGACGCTGCAGGCGCTGCTGCCGGGCTCGGTGTTCGCGGTCGAGCAGACCGGTGTCGGCAACCTGTCGCTCGGCCGGTTCCTGCCGCACGACCTGTGGGGCGTCACGACGAACGCGTCCTTCGACGTGCTCGCCGCCACCCCGACACCGCGGCTCGTGATGCGCTGGCTCGACCACACGCCGGCGGAGCTCGCGTTCGCGGTGCGGGAGCTGGAACTGCCGGGCGTCTCGTGGAGCGTCGACCACACCGAGGCCTGGCTGACCGTGGTTCCGGCCGGGGTGACGAAGGGATGGGCGCTGGAGGACCTGCGGGTCTCACTGGGGATCGACGCCGAGGACACGCTGGCGATCGGTGACGGCACCAACGACCTCGAGATGCTGCGGTGGGCCGCGCGGGGGATCGCGATGGGGCAGGCACCGGCGGTCGTGCAGGCGGCGGCCGACGAGGTGACCGGCACCGTCCTGGAGGACGGTGCCGCGCAGGCGTTGAACCGGTTCTTCCCCGCCTAG
- a CDS encoding TetR/AcrR family transcriptional regulator produces the protein MARPRTISDERILDATARVIDRRGPEFTVADVAAEAGVSVGAVAKRFGSKSGLLQALTRAGTEEVVRRMRAAGSVRAALLTWFDRLADPVVATNNLAQLGVDLIDPELRALLARHYAVLEAELEVLCAAEGLPPNAARVLAALVYGISMDWSVRPRGELLARTEEDVDLVLKGMR, from the coding sequence GTGGCACGGCCCCGCACCATCTCCGACGAACGCATCCTGGATGCGACCGCAAGGGTCATCGACCGGCGTGGACCGGAGTTCACGGTGGCGGACGTCGCGGCGGAGGCGGGGGTGTCGGTCGGCGCGGTGGCCAAGCGGTTCGGGTCGAAGAGCGGGTTGCTGCAGGCGCTCACCAGGGCCGGCACCGAGGAGGTCGTCCGCCGGATGCGCGCGGCCGGGTCGGTCCGGGCGGCGCTGCTGACGTGGTTCGACCGGCTGGCCGACCCGGTCGTGGCGACGAACAACCTGGCCCAGCTGGGGGTCGACCTGATCGACCCGGAGCTGCGGGCGTTGCTGGCCAGGCACTACGCGGTGCTGGAGGCCGAGCTGGAGGTCCTGTGCGCGGCCGAGGGGCTGCCACCGAACGCGGCGCGCGTGCTGGCCGCGCTGGTGTACGGGATCTCGATGGACTGGTCGGTGCGACCGCGGGGGGAATTGTTGGCACGCACGGAGGAAGACGTCGACCTGGTGTTGAAGGGGATGCGCTGA
- the grpE gene encoding nucleotide exchange factor GrpE, with protein sequence MSMSGTEPTGVTSDNGVETIADELLDQALAERRALVQLCLYALDRASSGVVERIEEGLSSIGVVAMRVDGQRFDPAQHEAGGTVPTDDMSLLGLVAETEVPGFCDRGRVLRAPIVTVYTPR encoded by the coding sequence ATGAGCATGAGTGGAACCGAGCCGACGGGCGTGACGTCGGACAACGGTGTGGAGACCATTGCCGACGAGCTGCTCGACCAGGCGCTGGCCGAACGCCGCGCGCTGGTGCAGCTCTGCCTGTACGCGCTCGACCGCGCGAGCTCTGGCGTGGTGGAACGCATCGAGGAAGGTCTGTCGTCGATAGGGGTGGTCGCGATGCGCGTGGACGGCCAGCGCTTCGACCCCGCCCAGCACGAGGCGGGCGGCACCGTGCCGACCGACGACATGTCGCTGCTGGGCCTGGTCGCCGAGACCGAGGTCCCCGGCTTCTGCGACCGCGGCCGCGTCCTGCGCGCCCCGATCGTGACGGTCTACACGCCCCGATGA
- a CDS encoding dynamin family protein yields MSNLPQTVRATRERLTALVRDIDASLADWVTRRAVQEVSTVVVVGETNRGKSSLVNALLATPGLSPVDADVATSTYLVFQHGPGWAARACYPGVLAPVSFPLPALINWVSAAHELPDGELPPRYVEVDAPIPLLSRMSVVDTPGVGGLESVHGELALEAVTSATALVFVVDASSPFTRGELDFLKRVGDRVETVVFALTKTDQYRGWRQVLDADVALLAEHAPRFADATWFPVSSRMFDMAAQAPNPDAAAMLRERSGVAALQTSLQELVAGRADMLAEANALRALSTVLAELSIRLEHDKRALSVGEAEAESLRTRREELVTERRSSTRGWQVRLRGEVQRARVENSHEISRQMRDLQTWYRQAIDTADRTALAALPAQVDTALQVVSGRISTALSVRLAAVADTVLASLFSPDELTLIRGQFARGEQPPVVLRPKEKRPPTAEDKLLVFMGVSGGLGAGKLAVMPLAGLGIAALNPIVLPVTIALGLGAGWWMARTRTHSAEKQHVKQWLSDAIADARSMIDQLAAEQLIEAEQALSLALDEALAKRIEAIEAELREVDKALRMEAGERGRELQAVTRQLAEVESGRAKAEELLSRIRQVRDRT; encoded by the coding sequence ATGAGCAACCTCCCGCAGACGGTCCGCGCGACCCGCGAACGCCTCACGGCGCTGGTCCGCGACATCGACGCGTCGCTGGCCGACTGGGTCACCCGCCGCGCGGTGCAGGAGGTCTCGACCGTGGTGGTCGTCGGCGAGACGAACCGCGGCAAGTCCTCACTGGTCAACGCCCTGCTCGCGACGCCGGGCCTGTCCCCGGTCGACGCCGACGTGGCCACCTCGACCTACCTGGTCTTCCAGCACGGCCCCGGCTGGGCCGCCCGCGCCTGCTACCCCGGCGTGCTCGCCCCGGTCTCGTTCCCGCTGCCCGCGTTGATCAACTGGGTCTCCGCCGCCCACGAGCTCCCCGACGGCGAGCTGCCACCGCGCTACGTCGAGGTCGACGCCCCGATCCCGCTGCTGTCTCGAATGTCCGTTGTGGACACTCCCGGCGTCGGCGGCCTGGAGTCCGTGCACGGTGAGCTGGCACTGGAAGCCGTCACCTCCGCCACCGCGCTGGTGTTCGTCGTCGACGCCTCTTCTCCTTTCACCCGAGGCGAGCTCGACTTCCTCAAGCGCGTCGGCGACCGCGTCGAGACCGTCGTGTTCGCGCTGACGAAGACCGACCAGTACCGCGGCTGGCGCCAGGTCCTCGACGCCGACGTCGCCCTGCTGGCCGAACACGCCCCGCGCTTCGCCGACGCCACCTGGTTCCCGGTGTCCTCCCGGATGTTCGACATGGCCGCCCAGGCCCCGAACCCGGACGCCGCCGCCATGCTCCGCGAACGCTCCGGCGTCGCCGCACTCCAGACCTCGCTGCAGGAACTCGTCGCCGGCCGCGCCGACATGCTGGCCGAGGCCAACGCCCTGCGCGCCCTGTCGACCGTGCTCGCCGAACTGTCCATCCGCCTCGAACACGACAAGCGCGCCCTGTCCGTCGGCGAGGCCGAGGCCGAGTCCCTGCGCACCCGCCGCGAGGAGCTCGTCACCGAACGCCGCTCCTCCACCCGCGGCTGGCAGGTCCGCCTGCGCGGCGAGGTCCAACGCGCCCGCGTCGAGAACTCCCACGAGATCTCCCGCCAGATGCGCGACCTCCAGACCTGGTACCGCCAGGCCATCGACACCGCCGACCGCACCGCCCTGGCCGCGTTGCCGGCTCAGGTCGACACCGCGCTCCAGGTCGTCTCCGGCCGCATCTCCACCGCCCTGTCCGTCCGCCTGGCCGCCGTCGCCGACACCGTCCTGGCCTCACTCTTCAGCCCCGACGAGCTGACGTTGATCCGCGGCCAGTTCGCCCGCGGCGAGCAACCCCCGGTCGTGTTGCGCCCCAAGGAAAAGCGCCCACCCACCGCCGAGGACAAACTGCTGGTGTTCATGGGCGTCTCCGGCGGCCTCGGCGCCGGCAAGCTCGCCGTGATGCCGTTGGCGGGCCTGGGCATCGCCGCCCTGAACCCGATCGTCCTCCCGGTGACCATCGCCCTGGGCCTGGGCGCCGGCTGGTGGATGGCCCGCACCCGCACCCACAGCGCCGAGAAGCAACACGTCAAGCAGTGGCTCTCCGACGCCATCGCCGACGCCCGCTCGATGATCGACCAACTCGCCGCCGAACAGCTCATCGAAGCCGAGCAGGCGTTGTCGCTGGCCCTGGACGAGGCACTGGCCAAGCGGATCGAGGCCATCGAGGCCGAACTGCGCGAGGTCGACAAGGCACTCCGGATGGAGGCCGGCGAACGCGGCCGCGAGCTGCAGGCCGTGACGCGGCAGCTGGCGGAGGTGGAGTCCGGCCGGGCCAAGGCGGAGGAGCTGCTGAGCCGCATCCGCCAGGTCCGCGACCGCACCTAG
- a CDS encoding dynamin family protein, with amino-acid sequence MTALQGQQLAGPLCAAVAHLCAALQQQVSPATAAGFQEVLRRLHAPLQVAVAGRIKSGKSTLVNALIGRRVAPTDVGECTRLVTRYQYGTVDRIEVVLQDGRRQVLPFDASGMIPASLGLDGVSHIEAYLTNAVLRDFTVIDTPGLGSLDAASVARTEELLDPVSRSAVAGAEAVLYVVTQGVRADDHQTLAAFTAATASREAGPVNAVAALNKVDAVAPESVAGSDGDVWRAAEILAAKQAELLKPRVADVLPVISLLAESAETGEFTSADADALRRLAALDADTRSMMLMSGDLFTSWECDVPAGVRSRLLEKLDLYGIGRAVAALDAEPGLTAGALRRVLFDASGFAAVRARLDAVFRARADGIKAAAALASITSLAAGEPGERQRVHDAIEVLLARPEAHQLRLLEALTLVSSGAVTLAPDLTEEVLRVGSTPDLPGQLGLAGRPVGQLQAHALERAGWWRSFASFGATPAQARVAHVVHRAYFLIWQQLRAGGHR; translated from the coding sequence GTGACGGCGTTGCAGGGACAACAACTGGCCGGACCGCTGTGCGCGGCGGTGGCCCACCTTTGTGCCGCCCTGCAACAGCAGGTCTCGCCCGCCACGGCCGCAGGGTTCCAGGAGGTGCTGCGGCGGTTGCACGCGCCGTTGCAGGTCGCCGTGGCCGGCCGGATCAAGTCCGGCAAGTCGACGTTGGTCAACGCTCTGATCGGACGCAGGGTCGCGCCCACGGACGTCGGTGAGTGCACCCGGCTCGTGACGCGGTACCAGTACGGCACGGTCGACCGGATCGAAGTGGTGCTGCAGGACGGGCGGCGGCAGGTGCTGCCGTTCGACGCGTCCGGCATGATCCCCGCTTCTCTCGGCCTGGACGGCGTTTCGCACATCGAGGCCTATCTGACGAACGCCGTGCTGCGCGACTTCACGGTCATCGACACGCCAGGCCTCGGCTCGCTGGACGCGGCGTCGGTCGCGCGGACCGAGGAGCTGCTGGACCCGGTGTCGCGCAGCGCGGTCGCGGGTGCCGAGGCGGTGCTGTACGTCGTCACACAAGGCGTGCGGGCCGACGACCACCAGACACTGGCGGCGTTCACGGCGGCCACCGCGTCGCGTGAGGCCGGGCCGGTCAACGCGGTGGCGGCGTTGAACAAGGTCGACGCCGTGGCACCGGAGTCGGTCGCGGGCTCGGACGGCGACGTGTGGCGTGCGGCGGAGATCCTGGCGGCGAAGCAGGCGGAGCTGCTGAAGCCGCGGGTGGCCGACGTGCTGCCGGTGATCAGCCTGCTCGCCGAGTCCGCGGAGACCGGGGAGTTCACGTCGGCGGACGCGGACGCCTTGCGGCGGTTGGCGGCGCTCGACGCGGACACCCGCTCGATGATGCTGATGTCCGGTGACCTCTTCACGTCGTGGGAGTGCGACGTGCCGGCCGGCGTGCGGTCGCGGTTGCTGGAGAAGCTCGACCTGTACGGCATCGGGCGCGCGGTCGCGGCGCTGGACGCCGAACCCGGACTGACCGCCGGTGCGCTGCGGCGGGTGCTGTTCGACGCGTCGGGGTTCGCTGCCGTGCGAGCGCGGCTCGACGCGGTGTTCCGCGCGCGTGCCGACGGGATCAAGGCGGCGGCCGCGCTGGCGTCGATCACGTCGCTGGCCGCCGGTGAGCCCGGCGAACGGCAGCGCGTGCACGACGCGATCGAGGTGCTGCTGGCTCGTCCGGAAGCGCACCAGCTGCGGTTGCTGGAGGCGTTGACGCTGGTCTCGTCGGGCGCGGTGACGCTGGCGCCGGACCTGACCGAGGAGGTGCTGCGCGTCGGCAGCACCCCCGACCTGCCGGGACAGCTGGGACTGGCCGGCCGGCCGGTCGGCCAGCTGCAGGCACACGCGCTGGAACGGGCCGGCTGGTGGCGTTCGTTCGCCTCCTTCGGCGCGACACCGGCGCAGGCCCGGGTGGCGCACGTCGTGCACCGGGCGTATTTCCTCATCTGGCAGCAACTACGTGCTGGGGGGCACCGATGA
- a CDS encoding PPOX class F420-dependent oxidoreductase encodes MGYTEAPEGWWREFVLATPARTGKLAVTRKDGSPHVAPVWVDLDGPDLVFLTARDTIKGKSILCDGRVALCFDDETPPFNFVTITGRAQVDEDPEQLKYWAGRTAARYMGADQADAYADRNGVPGEMVVRVKIDKVVAKTNVAD; translated from the coding sequence ATGGGATACACGGAAGCCCCGGAAGGCTGGTGGCGCGAGTTCGTGCTGGCCACCCCGGCCCGCACCGGCAAGCTCGCGGTCACCCGCAAGGACGGCTCACCGCACGTCGCACCGGTCTGGGTGGACCTCGACGGCCCCGACCTCGTCTTCCTCACCGCCCGCGACACGATCAAGGGCAAGTCGATCCTGTGCGACGGCCGGGTCGCCCTCTGCTTCGACGACGAGACACCGCCGTTCAACTTCGTGACGATCACCGGCCGCGCCCAGGTCGACGAGGACCCCGAGCAGCTCAAGTACTGGGCGGGCCGCACCGCCGCCCGCTACATGGGCGCCGACCAGGCCGACGCCTACGCCGACCGCAACGGCGTGCCCGGTGAGATGGTGGTCCGGGTGAAGATCGACAAGGTCGTCGCGAAGACCAACGTCGCCGACTAG
- a CDS encoding sensor histidine kinase, translating to MRRFSLWMKAHPAFGDSLIAGILLLFDLAVGIAGVDRGLSVSSFLAVTLLLLGPLPFRRYHPVGTSYLILAGGFLQLFTHGGWENGLPVRMADFALAVALYTMVAYVGRKSGLIYSAWLVAGTLLWAIFQIGEVQAVFLVFMVFVIFGFSWAMGEFVGARRAYQSELEQRLKLLETERDQQAKIAVGEERSRIARELHDVVAHAVSVMIVHADGAAYTIRKQPEVAENAVRTIAETGRLALTEMRRLLGVLRSEDAETQWEPQPDVRGVVELAENTRAAGVPVRLEITGDVDDLPAGVGLSIYRIVQEALTNTIKHAGTGTTATVRLARTQEQLHLEVVDDGFGTPHDVVKVSGGNGLIGMRERAAVLGGEFEAGPNPGGGWRVRAVFPLAA from the coding sequence GTGCGGCGGTTCAGCCTGTGGATGAAGGCTCACCCGGCGTTCGGGGACTCCCTGATCGCCGGGATCTTGCTGTTGTTCGACCTGGCGGTGGGCATCGCGGGCGTCGACCGCGGCCTGTCCGTCTCCTCGTTCCTCGCCGTCACGCTCTTACTGCTCGGCCCGCTGCCGTTCCGCCGCTACCACCCGGTCGGCACCAGCTACCTGATCCTCGCGGGCGGCTTCCTGCAGCTGTTCACCCACGGCGGCTGGGAGAACGGCCTGCCGGTGCGGATGGCCGACTTCGCGCTGGCCGTGGCGCTGTACACGATGGTCGCGTACGTGGGCCGCAAGTCGGGGCTGATCTACTCGGCCTGGCTCGTCGCGGGCACGCTGCTCTGGGCGATCTTCCAGATCGGCGAGGTCCAGGCCGTCTTCCTGGTGTTCATGGTCTTCGTGATCTTCGGGTTCAGCTGGGCGATGGGCGAGTTCGTCGGCGCCCGCCGGGCCTACCAGAGCGAGCTGGAGCAACGGCTCAAGCTGCTGGAGACCGAACGCGACCAGCAGGCGAAGATCGCGGTCGGCGAGGAGCGGTCCAGGATCGCCCGCGAGCTGCACGACGTGGTCGCGCACGCGGTCAGCGTCATGATCGTCCACGCCGACGGCGCCGCCTACACGATCCGCAAGCAGCCGGAGGTCGCGGAGAACGCGGTGCGCACCATCGCGGAGACGGGCCGGCTCGCGTTGACCGAGATGCGCCGGCTGCTGGGCGTGCTGCGCAGCGAGGACGCCGAGACGCAGTGGGAACCGCAGCCTGACGTGCGAGGCGTGGTCGAGCTCGCCGAGAACACCCGCGCGGCCGGTGTGCCGGTCCGCCTGGAGATCACCGGTGACGTCGACGACCTGCCCGCCGGTGTGGGCCTGAGCATCTACCGGATCGTGCAGGAAGCGCTGACGAACACGATCAAGCACGCGGGCACCGGCACGACGGCGACCGTCCGGCTGGCCCGCACGCAGGAGCAGCTGCACCTGGAGGTCGTCGACGACGGCTTCGGCACGCCGCACGACGTGGTCAAGGTGTCCGGCGGCAACGGACTGATCGGCATGAGGGAAAGGGCAGCGGTGCTGGGCGGAGAGTTCGAGGCGGGCCCCAACCCCGGTGGTGGCTGGCGCGTCCGCGCGGTCTTCCCGCTCGCCGCATAG